The Salmo trutta unplaced genomic scaffold, fSalTru1.1, whole genome shotgun sequence sequence acgccgacggtcaaacccggctttctaatatttacgttcattaactatagtaacgttatggaagatattcacagaaaaccatcattgtcttcgttattcattattagtatgttatattattataataaatgatttcgagacaatgcattcattaagtattcagaccccttcactttggaggagagagcagctgtaacacagtacctggtctagttcatgacattgaggaggagagagcagctgtaacacagtacctggtctagttcatgacattgaggaggagagagcagctgtaacacagtacctggtctagttcatgacattgaggaggagagagcagctgtaacacagtacctggtctagttcatgacattgaggaggagagagcagctgtaacagtaccagtggtgtaaagtacttcagtaaaagtacTTTCAAGTACGACTGAAGTAGttgttttggggtatctgtactttattttactatttttgacaacttttacttcactacattcctaaaagaaaataatgtactatttaatccatacattttccctgacacccaaaagtactcgttacattctgaatgcttatcaagacaggaaaatggtccaattcagcacttatcaagagaacatccctggtaatccctactgcctctgatctggaggactcactaaacagagaacatccctggtcatccctactgcctctgatctggaggactcactaaacagagaacatccctggtcatccctactgcctctgatctggaggactcactaaacataaatgcaTCGTTTctcaattatgtctgagtgttggagtgtacgcctggctatccgtaaactgtaaaaataagaaaacatttttttcccccactagcATCTAGAACTCTCGTATTACtaaaaactcactagcttctagaactcgaATTCCTAAAACTTCCTAGCTTCTATTCCCCTTGGAacaagcccaaacaaaactcatctccaatacggaataatatgcagtcaaaataaattgtgatccatggcaacacactggctaaacgcaaaacacaaatctttttgactgcccacccttgagacaatcaacAATCAAGTTGTCCTTaacacggacatgtctgatttcaagaggaaactcctgcaatatccgtagtaactttccacctcactgcggagcttctctctcttttcagggttcaatagataggcatgttgttggatcggggcccagtccccaatgtcatgctctagtacacttgggttggcacatctgagaatgaaccctgatattataaaagcagggcaacagtGATGCATTTACATTTAGGGGTCGCTTAACAACAGAACGCAACACTTGTTTGTCATCACTcgtcgatatcatgttgaaatcaattgtgcgagaggagggagatgaggttgcacgtcctgttaaaactaacagttcaaaaaccacacagaatctgggaataatgtgtacatcactggttagaggacaatttgtagaaaacagctaactacattttgaagtgttgcattttgattccagtgggtcaccaacgtggtaagtatAACACATCTCTTTtgttgttagtcactttttgttatatcacataaatagtaactcttccatttcagagcctggattttccccctgaggctaatatccatatcatgttgaaatcaatagaacaggggacaaatgTTTAGGGTtttacattgtgacatcattaaaatactcctactacaatgttaaaacattctacattgtgacattaattcattgatatcatgaaacaactccttcatgtatgtattttctgatgtttgatcaaagatcttttatcagagtatctcttatcacattgatcacagctatgagatttctctcctgtgtgtgttctctggtgtttagcgAGAGGGCCagatgaaacaaaactcttcccacattgatcacagctataaggtttctctcctgtgtgtgttctctggtgtttagcgAGAGGGCCagatgaaacaaaactcttcccacattgatcacagctataaggtttctctcctgtgtgtcttctctggtgtacagtcagatggctagatgaagtaaaactcttcccacattgatcacagctataaggcttctctcccgtgtgtgttctctggtgtatcatCAAATTTTGAGatgtaccaaaactcttcccacattgatcacagctatatgatttctctcctgtgtgtgttctttggtgtgatatcaggttgctaGATGTAACAAAACAATTCCCACACTGAgcacagctatacggtttctctccagtgtgtattttgtggtgtgatttcaggcagcttgactgagtaaaactcttcccacattgatcacagctaaaaggtttctctcctgtgtgtgttctctggtgcagctTCAAAGTCTGTGATGTTGAAAAGCTTTTACCACAATCTGAACAGTggtgaggcttctctcctgtgtgtactcgctggtgtattttaagttctgatgaatcTTTGCAACGTTTTCCACAGTCAgcgcagcagtgagatttctctccagtgtgaattctcaggtgtacttttagtgaatTTGACCTTGAGAAAAGTTTCccgcagtcagagcagcagtaaggtttctctccagtgtgtactcgctggtgtattttaagttctgatgaagatttgcaatctttcccacagtcagagcagcagatagatttctttcctgtgggtctctgctggtgtttcttgagttgttctgatgtggagagactctgctctggcttgtcagcatcatgatgttgttgaggctctccagaggatccacgatagtcacatctctctcctgtgtgaacaacaaagtcagaccatttgaggtaaaaggtgatgcccagatcATACCCACGAAGTTGTACAACAACTGAcgtctgttaaattatttgacaattaagacagtcaagtgagccgcaataatcatattttgtcttgttttcacattagtagtaacatcgatgattgtaggctagaaataagttattaaagttgttgaaatcctaagcagtgtgccagacgacttttggtctccaattttggctcctttctgtgtttgctaaaattgtggcacgagggcaattcacacacaatttggttgcagaaaatcctccctgctaatgaggaaaccaatagttatggatgtagtatatctgcataTGGCAAAAATGGTGAGTGAaaattttagtttttcacaatgtattctgaatattacagcgcaagatcaggagggctactcaaggaaactcacatttagctctgtgtctattcactaattcaccaccgtgggggaaaactcaggggagttctcataggctgacagcaaaaaaagcctccatttccaggttgcttatgagtgaatttcacactactttaagattataattgtaaggctcgcttgaatgtcctggttaatatgtttgtgttattgtcgcaaatcaacttctttacacttaaaaaacacttcaaccagtaaaatgctctttggctagctttgccatcagcctgacaatgagggtttgtacactaagtgttgaacaaattggcccataacttcacctaacaataacagagacctactgtaggacccataacttcatctaacaacaacatagacctaggactataaatcatttaatatttcaggtgaaacatggaaactaaaatgtctttgtcatgacatttcataacctgatcaccagataattttgtgaataatcacactaggctactctgtaatgtgttgtcattctaaatgtcctgaataaaggaaaatatctgTGTGTTgtgcaatagcctatccatcaaggaacacattatgagctaagtatctctgtttCCAAACaaactaacgagaccctactataaatcaagtagacaataacacattataaacatcaatttgttagggatgttggatccaacgtgaaGCACAGCAT is a genomic window containing:
- the LOC115186541 gene encoding zinc finger protein 180-like, which gives rise to CGKDCKSSSELKIHQRVHTGEKPYCCSDCGKLFSRSNSLKVHLRIHTGEKSHCCADCGKRCKDSSELKIHQRVHTGEKPHHCSDCGKSFSTSQTLKLHQRTHTGEKPFSCDQCGKSFTQSSCLKSHHKIHTGEKPYSCAQCGNCFVTSSNLISHQRTHTGEKSYSCDQCGKSFGTSQNLMIHQRTHTGEKPYSCDQCGKSFTSSSHLTVHQRRHTGEKPYSCDQCGKSFVSSGPLAKHQRTHTGEKPYSCDQCGKSFVSSGPLAKHQRTHTG